The Deltaproteobacteria bacterium nucleotide sequence CGTGCTGGCGCTTTCCCCGGCACATGGCGATGGTTATCTTGGCTCGCCCGTTCGAGAAATAAATTTCAAGGGGAATCAGCGCGATCCCCTTGTTTTTGATCTTTCCCTCCAGGCGGTAAATCTCGTGCTTGTGCATGAGAAGTTTCCGCACCCGCAGGGGCTCCTGGGGAACGTAGGTGGCTGCCGGATACTCGCCTATATGAATCTGGTAAATGAAGATTTCGCCCTTCCTGATTTTAGCGTAGCCGTCCTTCAGGTTGGCCCTGCCGTCCCTGAGGCTTTTGACCTCCGCACCGGTGAGAACGAGCCCCGCCTCGTATTCGTCATCAACGAAATAGTCGTGGCGGGCCTTCCGGTTTACGCACACGACCTTTACGTTTCTTTTTTCCTTTACCTTGGCCATTTTAAAAATCAATTCCTTGAGGCGATTGTAAAACCTCGTGTAGGTTGGGTGGTTCCGAGCCGAAAGGCGAGGGTTCACCCAACATTTCTCTAATACTTCCTATGTGTTGGATGAACCTGCCCTCCGGGCAGAACCACCCAACCTACATGAAAATTGCCGTTTCGAGAGGTTCTTCAATTACCTCCCTTGTAACCTATTCAATAGGCCCCGCAAGGCCCGTTCAGCCCGTTATATGGCTTGGGGCTAAGAGCCCCCTGTCCCTCAGGGTCGCCCCGCAGGATTCCTCGATGAGCCGCGCCACACCTTCAGCCGTCTTTTCCCGCGCGGCCCGCTCAGCCACTTCCCGGCAGTGGGAGCCCGAAAAGGCGCGCACTGCGTTTTTCACCGGGCCAATGGCCGCCGGGTGCATGGAAAGCTCGGTGAAGTTCATTCCCAGCAAAAGGGGCGTGTGGAAGGGGTCGGCGGCCATTTCCCCGCACATGGCAAGGCGCACGCCGGTATCCCGGCAGACCTCGGCCACCCTTCCCAAAAGCCTTATCACCGCCGGATGCAGGCTCTGGAATAGATGGGCCACGTGCTGGTTGCCACGGTCCACGGCCAGGGTGTACTGGATGAGATCGTTGGTGCCCACGGAAAAAAAGTTCACATGCTCGGCCAGAAGATCGGCCATGACCGCAGCAGAGGGCACCTCTATCATCACCCCCACTTCGGGTTCCGGGCTGAAGGACACCCCCCGCGAATCCAGTGCGTCCGCCGCCTCCTTCACCGCCCGCCGGGCCGCCACCAGTTCCGTAAGCCCGGAGATCATGGGAAAAAGCAGGCGCACCTTTCCGTAGGCCGCGGCCCGCAATATGGCCCTCAACTGGGTCTGGAACACCTCCGGGTGGGCCAGGCAGAACCTTATGGCCCGAAGACCGAGTGCGGGGTTGTCGGCATGTTCGAAAAAAATGCCCTTGCCCACCTTGTCGCCGTTGACATCCAGGGTGCGTATGGTGACGGGCCTTGGGGCGGCCAGTTCCACCACCTCCCTGTAGTTTTCGAAAAGCTCTTCCTCTGTGGGCAGCTCCGTGCGGTTGAGATACAAAAACTCGGTGCGGTAAAGGCCGATGGCGTCGCCGCCCTTGTCCATCACCGCCACAACCTCCTCTTTAAGCTCCATGTTGCCGGACACCGTGACCGAAAGCCCGTCGGAAGTTTGCGCCGGAAGATGGCTGCCCTTCTGCTGCACGGACTGAATCTTCGCGGCGTCGGCCCGCTTTTCCTCGTAGAGCACAAGGGTATCGTCGTCCGGGTTCACTATGACCGCCCCGGCGGCCCCGTCCACGATAAGGAGGTCCCCCGTCCTTATGCTTGAAGACGCCCCGGCAAGGCCCAGGACCGCCGGGATGCCAAGGGTGCGGGCGATGATGGCGGTGTGGGAGTTCACGCCTCCCAGGTCCGTCACAAAGCCCATGACGTGCTCGAGGTCCATGCGGCTGGCTTCCGCCGGGGAAACGTCGTGGGCCACCAGGATGGCCCTTCGGGCCACGTGGGAGTAGTCCGGGGCCTTGCCGCCCAGAAGGTTTCTGAGCACCCTGTGATAGACGCTGGCCACGTCCGAGCCGCGCTCGCGCAGGTAGGGATCCTCTATGCGGGCGAAAACCGTCTTCACCATGTCCACGGTGGTTTTTAAAGCGTACTCGGCGTTAACCCTGGCCTTCTGGATGGTCTCTATGGTGCGGCTGTAGAACAGCTTGTCCTTCAAAAGGGACTTTTCCATCTCCAGAAGATAAAGATGCTGGCCCATCTCCTTGGGGGAGCGCTTGATGAGGCGGGATATCTCCTGCTCGGTGGTTTTCACCGCAGCCTTGAACCGGTTGACCTCGCGTGCCACCTGTCCGCCGTCCAGGCTGTAGCGGGCCACCACTTCTGGCAGGTCGCGGTCCACCAGAAAGGCCAGTCCGATGGCGATTCCGCTGGATGCCGGAATGCCTTTCAAGCTCGTTTCGGGAACACCGGATTGTGGCATGGCGTTTATTTTTCTCCGAAGCCGTCCCTTACAAGGGCGGCCAAAGCGTCCACAACGTGCCGGTCAGCCCGGTCGTCGGCTGAAATGGTGAATACTGAGCCTGGCCCGGCTTTGAGCCTTAAAAGCTCAAACACGTCCTTTGCGTCTGCGCTGGCGTCGCCAAGACCTATGCGTATGCCGCCCCGCGCCTTCATGGCGGCCCTGCTGATGATCTGAGCCGGCAAAAGATGCATGAAGTCCCGGTCGTTGAAGGCGGCGCGGACCGTGTAGGGTTTTGAAAAAAACCGTTTCATGCGCGCCCCGGCTCCAGATTCGCCGACCTTAAGGCCTTCCCTCGAAAACCGACTGAAAAAACCAGGAAAATTTACATCGTCGGCGCGCTTATGTCAAACGATGCATTGCGATGCCGGATGACCGGCCCCTGTCCGGCGGCCCTGCCCCATCTTGACAAAGATAGCGCCGTGATTAAGGTTCTATACAAGGTTGATATGGAACAACCTGCAACCAGGAAGAAAGGAGGTGCGGATCATGTTCGCTCTTACACCGATTTTAAGACGATCAGGACTTGCGGCAAGGCCCACGAAATCGGTCTTTGACCGTTTCATGGAAGAGATGGGCCTGCCCGACCTGTGGCTGGAAGAGGATGAAAAAAGCTGGATTCCGGCCCTGGACGTCACCGAAACCGAAAAGGAAATAAAGGTTTCCGCCGAGGTTCCCGGCATAGCAAGGGAAGACATCGCGGTAAGCCTCACCGAAGGGCTTCTCACCGTGAGCGGGGAGAAGAAGGAAGAGAAAGAGGAAAAATCCGAGGGCCGCACCGTGTCCGAAAGGTGCTACGGTTCCTTTTCCCGCACCGTTCGCCTGCCCGCCGAGGTGGACGCGGAAAAGGTGGAGGCCTCCTACAAGGACGGCGTCTTAACCATCAGCCTGCCCAAGTCGGAGAGCGTAAAAACCACCAAAATCACGGTCAAGTCTTAAGGCCGTCCACAAGCGCGAACTGCTGTGTCAGACTTCGCCGGGTGCGGTGCGCACGTATCTCGATACGCTTACGCCCGCACCCGGCTAGTCTTCCTTGCATTTCATCACTTGTGATCGGCCTTAATGAAACCGGGGCAATCCGGCTGAAAAAAACAGGGGTTACGGGGCGGTCCGGGGAGACGATGTTTCCCCGGACCGCTTTTTTTTCTGCCGACTGCCGACTACCGTCAGGGCCGTTTCAGGGAGTTTTCCAGGCGTCTGGCCCCAAGGGAGGCGGTGAGGGTGAGCACGAGGTACAGGGCCGCCACGCAGAGCCACACCTCGAAGGTCTTGTAGGTGGCGTTCATTATCTGCATGGCCTCGAAGGAAAGGTCCGGGATGGATATGACGCTCATTATGGCCGAGTCCTTGATGGTTGAAACGAACTGGCCTGCAAGGGGGGGAATCATCCGGGAAAAGGCCTGGGGTATGATTACATGGATCAATACCTGCCTTCGTGAAAGCCCAAGGGAACGGGCCGCGTCCCACTGCTCGCGCTCGATGGACAGGATGGCCCCCCGGACGATTTCCGCCACGTAAGCGCCCTCGTACAGGGCAAGGGTGACCACCGCCGAGGCCACGGCGGCGAACTGTCCCGGAGGGGCCACCAGAAAGGCGCAGGCCCCCCGGAGGACGGGGGGGAGCGCCCCAATCGCCCTGGAAACGGCGTCCGACGGAAAAAACTGCCCGCTTATGAAATAATACCCGATGAAAATGATGACCAGGGGCGGCAGGTTGCGGAAAATCTCGATGTAGGTGCGCGAGAGCATCCGAACAGGGCGAAGGCGGGACATGCGGGCCAAGCCCGCCAGTATCCCGGCAACTGCGGCGAGAATCGTGGCCCAGGCCGAAAGGCGCACGGTCATCCCAAGGCCCTTGGCCAGGGGCCCCGGATGCCAGCCGTCCGCGTTCCGCCGGGCCAGCCAGCCGAAAAGGGCGGGCCAGTCCCATTGGTAGTGCAGGTTTTCACCCACCCGCCACGCGGCCCACAAAAGAAAGAGCCCCAAAAGGGCGAAAATGCAGGCGTCAACAGCCGTGAAACGGGGGCGGCGGGGCGAGGCCGAAAAATCCCCTCCCCGCCGGTCCTTAAAATCGGTCATTTGAGCGAAGCTTCCCACTCGTCGGTTTCGAACCAGTAATGCTTTCGTTCGGCAAGCCAGCCCTCGGCATCAACGGTCCTTATCCAGTTGTCGAAATAGTTTAATGTGTCGGAGTCGCCCTTTTTCACGGCAAAGCCGATGGGCTCTTTCGTGAAGGTGCCGCTTACGGGCAGGTAAAGGCGTTCCGGGTTCTTTATGGCCTGCTGGGCCGGAAGGGGGGCCGAGGCCACCAGGGCGTGGGCGCGGCCATCCAGCACCTCCTGAACAGCCGGGGCCTCGTCGGCAAAGGCCCTTATGGCGGCGTTGGGGAAGAACTTCCGGGCCGCCTTTTCGGCGGTGGTGCCCTGGCGTACCGCTATGGTGATTTCGGGCTTGTTGAAGGCTTCCAGGCTCGTGAGGCCGGGGGCCAGGGCCTTGCTGGCCGCAATGGCCATGCCGGTGTAATCGTACGGAACGGTGAAGTTGACCTTCAGGTTGCGCTCCGGGGTTATGCCCATTCCGCCTATGACCACGTCGAACTTGCCCGAAAGCAGGGCCGGGATTATTCCGTTCCACTCGGTGGGCACGAATTCCACGGCGACTCCCATGTCCTTGGCAAGGCGCGAGGCCACGTCGATTTCAAAGCCGGTGAAACGGCCCGTCTTGTCCTTCATGGCCCAGGGCACGAAGGTGTCGAAACCAACCTTCAAGACCCCCCTCTTCATTATCTCCTCTATGCCGTTTTCGGCGGCGAGCCTCTCCTTCAATGGCTTTTCCGGCTTGGGCTCCTCCTTGGGGCCTGTGCAGGCGAAAAAAATCAAAGCTGATAAAAGGATCGTCAAAAACCCCCACACGGATTTTTTCATGCCGCCTCCCTTGGCTTTTGGGGTTGATTCAGACAGCCTGTAGCAGCCTGTTGAAAAAGACTGAAAGTATTAAGCGGAGCATGATTCTTTTCCCTTTTTTAAGGGAATCCGGCCCGGAGAAGAAATGCCCCGATCTTCTGCCGCCGCCCTTTTCGGTAAAGCGAAAAATGGAAATAAATAGCGCTCCCGGTAATATTGATGACTCCGTAAAAAGTGGTCATTAGTGTTCGATTTTAGCAATATGGCCATGTCTCTGACGTTAGCCAACCAACCCGGATGGCTTCGTAAAAAGGCGTCAGGCAAGGAAAGCGAGCGTTTTTGAGGGTGAGCGTACTTTTCGTGCGTGGCCCCTCTTCAACGCGATGCTTGACGCAGCATCACGCCTTTTTACGAAGCCATCAGTATTTTGTTTTGGTTCTGCGATACAGCACGTCAGCCGCAGCGGAAAGCAAAAGCGTGAGAACCAGGTAGACCGCCGCCACGCAAAGCCAGGTCTCGAAGGCCAGGAAGGTGTCCGAAACCACACTCCGGGCGGCCATGGCCAAATCGAAAAGGGCTATGGTGCACACCAGGGCCGAGTCCTTCACCAGGGAAACCGCCTGGCTGGTGAGGGGAGCCAGCACGTGGGAGAGGGCCTGGGGAAGCACCACGTGGGCGTAAACCTGCGGCCTTGAAAGCCCCAGGCTCTGGGCGGCCTGCCACTGGCCGTGGTCCACGGCAAGAATCCCGGCCCTGATTATCTCAGAGGCGTAGGCCCCCTCGAAGAGAGACAGGGCAAGAACCGCCGAGGTGAAGCGGTCCATGGGAAAAACCTTGCCAACCACGAAATAAAGAAAATAAATCTGGATCAAAAGCGGCGTGTTGCGGATCGATTCCACGTAGAGCCGCGAAAAAAGCCGCCCGGAAAAGGAATGGGACAGGGCCGCAAGGGCGGCCAGAAGGCCTGCCAGGGACGCGAAAAAAAAGGAGCAGGCAGTCACCTTCAAGGTTGTGGCAAGGCCCCGCATAAGCGGCCCGGCCACGAGGCCCGAATCGGTAAAGGAGAAAAACTTCGCGGGCATCCTGTGCCATTGCCAGTTGTAGCCCGATTCCCTGGCCCCCGTCACCGCCACGTAAATAAAAAAAACCGCCACGGCCAGATAGACCGCAAGGTCAAAGGCAAGCCTTGGGCCGGGCTTGCCGAAAAAAGACCGGAGACTTGCAGCTTGGCTTTCCCTGGTGCGTCGCATCATGGCGCAAGGCTCTTCTTGAAGTTCCTTTTCCGGTAAGGTATGACAGGGAAAAAAATAATACAAGGCGATTGACGCCTTTTTGTATCCTTAAAAACGATTCTGGCGTTCTCCGGGGGGAAACATGGTGAAAGCAGGCGACAAGCGGCGTTTCCTGAGAATAGGGCGAGACGTGCCCATCGAGGTGAACCGGCTCAGCTATCCGGTTGACGACAGCACCTCCCAGGGCGGGCAGGGCAGGGACGTCTCCGGCGGCGGGATGAAATTCTGGGTTCCCGTGCCTTACGAACCCCGCGCAAGGCTCATGCTCTCAATCAGAATCCCCGGCGAGGGCGTGGATGCGCCAGCGCTTTCCGCCGTGGCCGAGGTGGTGTGGTGCATGAGGGCGGAACGCCGTGAAGGCTACGAGGTGGGCATCCGTTTCGTGGACATGGCCGCCGAAGACTACAGGACCCTGAAGCGCTTTATCGAAAGCGCCTCCCATAACGAGGACGCCTGATTCCGAAAGCCCCTTCCCTGCCCAGCCTTTCTCAACAGGCTGCTAAACCCTCTCCACCGTAAACACGCAACAAGGCGCTCCCATGGCCTTGCAGGCCGTTTCCCTGGCCTTCATCGGCTCGTTTGAAATGGTGCTCGCGTAACCGGCCACGATACCCGCGTAAAAATGGCAGACAGGCGTTTTGGACGGCCCCAGCCAGCGGGCTTCCTGGGAGTTTTTAAGGCTGACTTTCAAGGGCATGGATGAAAAATCGAAATCCAGGTGCCCCCAGCCGCCCTCGTCAGTAATGAGCCTCGACATGGTCTTTACGATCTGGCCGAAAAAATCCGCCACAACCGGGTCGGTCTGAACCTGGTCCAGGATTTTGCTGTTCATTATGAGCGGCGTTAAGCTGGAAGGCGCCCACCTGCCGTGTTCCAGGGCCTGCCCGACCTCCCAGGTGCAGAGTTTTTGGCCCATGCGGTAGAGGGCCTCGTTTTTTTCCTTCTCGGACACGTACTCGCCAAGGGTAGCGTGCAGAAGCTCGATAATTTTCGAGCCCGCCATTATCTCCTCGACCCCGCCGATGCCTATGCGGCCCTTTTCCATGTCCACGTCGTGAATCTCGAAGGCCGTGGCCCCCATGTAGGCCCTGGCGAAGACCGGAAGCCTCCGGCCAAGCACCGGTGCGTTGGCCAGGGGCCGCAGAAGCCGCCGAACCAGGAAAGGGTGCTTTTCAAGGGTCTTCATTATCCCGCCCAGAACCGCCATCTGGATATTGCCCGATTCCGCCATGTCTCTTCCCCCGCAAAAATTGAAAAGTCTCAAACGATTCGAATTCCGGCGCGCCATTCGCCCGGTTGCGGGCGCGCCCTGAAAAGGTGTTTGGATTGATTGGGGCATACCGCACTATTGCCGGATTTGCAAGATGGCCGGTTCCCGGACAGCCGCCCTCCATTGCCCGAAAGCCCCCTAAAATGGCCCGTCCCGCTTGACAAGCCTCTGTCCTTCGCATAGAACCCCGTTCGATGGAATAAATCGGCCAAAAGGCCGGTAATTGAAATACTTGGGAAATTTCCAAGGGTGCTGCGAAAAAGCGGCAACCCGGACCCACGTTGAAGCCGAAGCGCACCGACGGTTTCGGGCGCTTCCCTAACCTGACCCGATTTTTTGGGCTAAAATCAACCACAAGGAGAGTCAACATCATGCGGGTTCTTTTTTTCGGACCGAACGGCAGCGGCAAGGGCACCCAGGGCGCAATCGTAAAGGAAAAGTACAAGCTGCCCCACGTCGAATCGGGCGCAATTTTCCGCGAGGCCATCGGCAAGGGCACCGAGCTTGGCATGAAGGCCAAGGCCTTCATCGACAAGGGCGACCTCGTTCCCGACGACATCACCATTCCCATGATCCTTGCCCGCCTTGGCCAGGATGACTGCAAGAAGGGCTGGCTCCTGGACGGCTTTCCCCGCAACGTGAACCAGGCCAAGATGCTGGACGAGGCCCTTCAGAAGGCCAACATGGGCCTCGATATCGTCATCGAAATCCTTCTTGACCGCGAAACCGCCAAAAACCGCATCATGGGCAGGCGTCTTTGCGTCAACGACAACAACCACCCCAACAACATCTTCATCGACGCCATCAAGCCCAACGGCGACAAGTGCCGGGTGTGCGGAGGCGACCTCAAAACCCGCGCAGACGACCAGGACGAGGCCGCCATCAGCAAGCGCCACGACATCTATTACGACACCAATACCGGCACCCTGGCCTCGGCCTACTATTTCCGCGACAAGGCGAACGGCCCCCGCTACATCACACTGGACGGAAGCCCCGGAGTGAAGGAAGTCGCAGCGGAACTGGTCACCAAGTTGTAAGGCTGTCCAAAAACGCGAATAGCTGTGTCAGGCTGGCTTGGTCGGCTCGTTATGTACATTTAGTACACGGCCTCCCCGCCCAAGCCAGCCTTCCTTGCTCTTCATCGTTTTTGATCAGCCTTATCCGTGGCGACAAGTAACGGATTTGCAGCCTTCCAGTCCATGCTCCGGGCCTCCTTCGCGGTTTTTGCCAATTCTTTTCGATCCCAGCGCTTTTAGGGCACATAGTCCTTTCCGACATCCTCCATCAGTTTTGCTCGCCGGTATCCGTTCATCATTTTTTTTGCCAGGGGGGATTAAGTATGAGCCATTCCAAAAGCGAAAAAGCCGCGCTTTGCCAGATCTGCGGGTCGCATGATGAATTGAAGCCTGCGATTCTGGTCCGGCCAGCCCTGGCCAAGATAATAAGGCGGGATCACGGCGACTTCGACGACAAGGGATGGATATGCGCAATCGATTACAAAGCCTATCGCGGGAAATTCGTGGAGGAGCTCATAAGGACCGAAAAAGGCCAGCTTACCGACCTTGAAAACGAAGTTATAAAGAGTTTGAAGGAAGGGGAGATTTTTGCCCATGATCCGATAAAGGACCTGGTCGAACACCTTACCCTGGGCCAGAAAATGGCGGATAAAATTGCCGAATTCGGGGGAAGTTGGGGTTTTATTTCCATTTTTGGGGTAATCCTCTTTTCCTGGATGGGCATAAACACCCATATCCTTTTATCAAAGCCCTTTGACCCGTATCCGTTCATATTTTTGAATCTGATGCTTTCGTGCATAGCCGCAATCCAGGCCCCGGTAATAATGATGAGCCAGAAACGGCAGGAGGCGCGGGACAGGGAAAGCTCCATGCACGATTATCAGATCAATCTGAAGGCCGAGCTTGAAATACGAAACATCCAGCAAAAGCTGGACCACCTTATGTCAAGCCAGTGGGACAGGCTTCTGGAGCTTCAAACCCTCCAGATGGACCTCATGGAAGAGGTCCGGGCGGCGGTGGCCGTTTTCAGGGAAAACGCCCCTCCCGCGCCGAATTCCAAAAAGCCGGGCGCATAACGGCCCGAAATCGATTGAATAAAAAAAGGCTCCCTTCCACCTGATAAGCGGAAAGGAGCCTTTTTTTATTTCAGCTTACTGCCGGGAGCTACTTACCGGAGAACCCGTCGTCCGTGATGTCCATGGGGGCGGAGTTCATGTTTTTGATGGCTTCCATCTTGCCCTTGGTGACGGGAAGGATGGCGTTCACGAAATACTCGGCGGTCTTCACAAGGCCGTCGTAGTAGGCCGCGTCGCGGTTGGATGCGATCTTGGCCGCGTCGCCGCCGGTGAGGGCCTCCAGCTTGGGCTTGGCGATGGCGGCGCGCCACAGGTGCATCCAGGCCATGATGGTGTCGCCGGTGACATCCAGGAAGTTGTAGGAGTATGCGAAGGCCGTTCCCACCTTGGCGCTCATTGCGGTGGCGCCCATGAGCATGGCGATTTCGGCGAGCTTATTGGCGGCTTCCTCGACCTTGGCGGCCAAGTCTTCCAGGCCGGGAATGGCCTTGGCCTCGGCCACCTGCTTCTGGATGGCGGCGATCAGGTCCATGAAAGGCTTGCCGCCCTTCATGCCCAGCTTGCGGCCCAGAAGGTCCATGCTCTGGATGCCGTTGGTGCCCTCGTAGATGGATGTTATCTTGCAGTCGCGCAGAAGCTGCTCCACCGGGTATTCCTTGCAGTAGCCGTAGCCGCCGTAGGTCTGGACAGCGTAGGTGCAGACCTCGAAGGACTTGTCGGTGCAGTACGCCTTGACGATGGGGGTCAGGACCTCAATCATGCCGTTGGCGGCTTCCTTGGCAGCCTCGTCCTTGGAGGAGCGCATGGTGTCGAAGCACTTGCCGATGAAATAGATGAAGGAGCGCATTCCGTCCACGTGGGCCTTCATCCATATCAGCATTCTGCGGACGTCGGGATGCACGTTGATGGTGACCTGGGGCGCATCGGGGTTCATGAAATCCAGAAGGCTTTTCCCCTGCTTGCGCTGGCGGGCGTAGTTAAGCGCGTACATGTAGGCGCAGGTGGCGAAGGTGTAGCCCTGGATGCCGACGCCCAGGCGGGCCTCGTTCATCATCTGGAACATGACCTTCATGCCCTTGTTCTCTTCGCCCAGAAGGGTGCCCCGGCACTTGCCCTTGCCGCCCAGGATCAGCGAGCAGGTGGCGTTGCCGTGGATGCCCATTTTTTCCTCGATGCGGTCGCAGATCACGTCGTTGGGCTCGCCCAGGGAGCCGTCGTCGTTCACCCAGATTTTGGGGACGGCAAAGAGCGAGATGCCCTTGGTGCCAGCCGGAGCGCCCTCAATGCGGGCCAGGACCGGGTGAACGATGTTGTCGCAAAGGTCGTGGTCGCCGCCGGAGATGAAAATCTTGTTGCCCTTGATGGAGAAGGTTCCGTCGGGGTTCCTGGTGGCGGTTGTTTCGAGGGCCCCCACGTCGCTTCCGGCTCCGGGCTCGGTGAGGAGCATGGTGCCCCCCCATTCTCCGGAATACATCTTCTTCATGTAGAGCTTCTTCTGCTTCTCGGTGCCGTACACCTCCACAAGGTGGGCCGCGCCGTGGGTGAGGCCGGGATACATCATGAAGGCGCAGTTCGCGCCGACAAAATACTCAGCCGCAGCCTGGGTCACCATGATGGGCATTCCCTGGCCGCCCACTTCCGGGTCCTCGGCCATGGCGATCCACTCGCCTTCGCAGTACTTCTGGTAGGCCCGGTGAAAACTTTCGGGCACCGTGACCTTGCCGTTGTCCCATTTTGCGCCTTCGGAGTCGCCTATGGCCTGGGTGGGAAGGATTTCCTTGATGGCAAGGCTCCGGGCCTCGTTGACGATGAGGTCGATGGCCTTCTTGTTGAACTCCTTGTAAAATGCGGTCTTGGAAAGCTCCTCCGCGTTCATCTGCTCGAAAAGGACGAAGTCCACGTCCCTGCGGTCGGCAATTAACTGCGCCATGATGTGCTTCCTTTCATGCCTTTGTAGTATTGTTTTTCACCCTTTTCGAAAAGGGTGGTCGGGACCATCAGATATTAGAAATGAATGAACATTCAGTCAGTGTCAATGAAAAAAAAGGCTTGCTGAAAAAAGTGTGCGCCCGGAATAAAATTTTGCATGAAGCCGCAGCCTCAAATTTTTTCTCAAGCGTATATAATATGCTGTAAACCCTCAGTAATAGTGGCATTGGGGCAGGGCGTTGATCCGGGCCGCCGAAGGGGAATTTATGCATTAAAATAATTCGGGTGGGTAAAAAATCGCAAAAAAAAGTCCCCCCGTCCGGCAGTGCGGACGGGGGGACAAAGTGGAGAACGCTTCAATTACCAGCCTGTCTAAAAACGCGAACTGCTGCGTCAGGCTTCACGGCGCGGTCCGCCACGTACGAAAAGTACGCTTGCTCCCGCGCCGTTCGCCTTCCTTGCATTTCATCGTTTTTATCCAGGCTTCGCATCAAGCCTTTTTCAACAGGCTTCACATCAAGCCCGGATCAGAGCTTCGCCACGTACTCCTTTACCTTGCGGGCAAGGGACGAGGCCGCTTCCAGCACCATGCGGCCAGCCGAGCCTTCATCCGCAACCGATCCGATAAAGCATACCGGGTCGGGGTCGCTCTCGTAAAGCACGAAGAAGGAGAAGCCCGTCACCCCCGTAACCGTTGCGGTGTTGAGGAAGCGGTTATGGGTGGTGGTAAGCAGGGTGTAGGTTCCCCCAAGGGTTGGCGAAGCATAGATGTCGAGGTATTTTTCGTTCAGTCCCGCCACCTGGGAATCCTGGTAATGGAAGGTGATGGACGTGGCGAAGGCGGCCCGGTCCGAGGTGATCTGCCACTGCATGTTGGCGGTGCGGGCGAGTATCATGTTCACCCCGGCGTCGCTCCGGGTGAGGACCACCGTGGTGGTGCTGTCGTTGGTGCCGCTTGAAAAGTCCATGGTGACGCCGGTTGTTCCGAAGCTCTTGGGTGCGGGGTTTCCGCTGTGGCTGGTGCGCTTGACCGTGTCGGAGGCCGGAAGCACGCCCTCGCACACCACGTAGACCTCGCCCGCAGCCGCACGGCCCTCGGCTGGCCCGTCGGCCAGGGCTGCGCCGAATATGAGGTCGTCCGCGCCGTTTTCGTTAACGTCGCCAAAAGCCATCGCGCCTGAGGCAGTCATGGCGTCGCCCGCCGTGGCCCCGTAAATGGTGACATCCTCGCCGCTGCCGTTGAAGTCTATGGAGGCGGCAAGGGCGTTGGAGCCGTAAACCACGTAGGCTTCGCCCGCGTCGGCGCGAAGGTTGGACGGCCCGTCCGCACCCGGCCCGCCGAGCACCACGTCCGCGTTGCCGTCGCCGTTGACGTCGGCAAGCATTATTCCGCCGCCCGCCGTCAGGGCGTCGCCCCCGTCAGCCCCGTAGAATATGGTGTCTGCGCTGGCGGCAAGATCAAGGGTGGCCCCGAACCCGGCGTTGCCCTTTACAAGGTATGCCTCGCCCGCGTTGGCCCTTGCGTTGCCCGCGCTTGCCGCGTCCATGGCTCCCAGCACGATGTCGTCGATGCCGTCACCGGTGACGTCGCCCACCTTCAAAGC carries:
- a CDS encoding transporter substrate-binding domain-containing protein produces the protein MKKSVWGFLTILLSALIFFACTGPKEEPKPEKPLKERLAAENGIEEIMKRGVLKVGFDTFVPWAMKDKTGRFTGFEIDVASRLAKDMGVAVEFVPTEWNGIIPALLSGKFDVVIGGMGITPERNLKVNFTVPYDYTGMAIAASKALAPGLTSLEAFNKPEITIAVRQGTTAEKAARKFFPNAAIRAFADEAPAVQEVLDGRAHALVASAPLPAQQAIKNPERLYLPVSGTFTKEPIGFAVKKGDSDTLNYFDNWIRTVDAEGWLAERKHYWFETDEWEASLK
- a CDS encoding amino acid ABC transporter permease, which produces MTDFKDRRGGDFSASPRRPRFTAVDACIFALLGLFLLWAAWRVGENLHYQWDWPALFGWLARRNADGWHPGPLAKGLGMTVRLSAWATILAAVAGILAGLARMSRLRPVRMLSRTYIEIFRNLPPLVIIFIGYYFISGQFFPSDAVSRAIGALPPVLRGACAFLVAPPGQFAAVASAVVTLALYEGAYVAEIVRGAILSIEREQWDAARSLGLSRRQVLIHVIIPQAFSRMIPPLAGQFVSTIKDSAIMSVISIPDLSFEAMQIMNATYKTFEVWLCVAALYLVLTLTASLGARRLENSLKRP
- the smpB gene encoding SsrA-binding protein SmpB — encoded protein: MAKVKEKRNVKVVCVNRKARHDYFVDDEYEAGLVLTGAEVKSLRDGRANLKDGYAKIRKGEIFIYQIHIGEYPAATYVPQEPLRVRKLLMHKHEIYRLEGKIKNKGIALIPLEIYFSNGRAKITIAMCRGKRQHDKRDAIQEREHKREMDRAKKKDSRD
- a CDS encoding PilZ domain-containing protein, which encodes MVKAGDKRRFLRIGRDVPIEVNRLSYPVDDSTSQGGQGRDVSGGGMKFWVPVPYEPRARLMLSIRIPGEGVDAPALSAVAEVVWCMRAERREGYEVGIRFVDMAAEDYRTLKRFIESASHNEDA
- a CDS encoding amino acid ABC transporter permease, encoding MRRTRESQAASLRSFFGKPGPRLAFDLAVYLAVAVFFIYVAVTGARESGYNWQWHRMPAKFFSFTDSGLVAGPLMRGLATTLKVTACSFFFASLAGLLAALAALSHSFSGRLFSRLYVESIRNTPLLIQIYFLYFVVGKVFPMDRFTSAVLALSLFEGAYASEIIRAGILAVDHGQWQAAQSLGLSRPQVYAHVVLPQALSHVLAPLTSQAVSLVKDSALVCTIALFDLAMAARSVVSDTFLAFETWLCVAAVYLVLTLLLSAAADVLYRRTKTKY
- the ptsP gene encoding phosphoenolpyruvate--protein phosphotransferase, with the translated sequence MPQSGVPETSLKGIPASSGIAIGLAFLVDRDLPEVVARYSLDGGQVAREVNRFKAAVKTTEQEISRLIKRSPKEMGQHLYLLEMEKSLLKDKLFYSRTIETIQKARVNAEYALKTTVDMVKTVFARIEDPYLRERGSDVASVYHRVLRNLLGGKAPDYSHVARRAILVAHDVSPAEASRMDLEHVMGFVTDLGGVNSHTAIIARTLGIPAVLGLAGASSSIRTGDLLIVDGAAGAVIVNPDDDTLVLYEEKRADAAKIQSVQQKGSHLPAQTSDGLSVTVSGNMELKEEVVAVMDKGGDAIGLYRTEFLYLNRTELPTEEELFENYREVVELAAPRPVTIRTLDVNGDKVGKGIFFEHADNPALGLRAIRFCLAHPEVFQTQLRAILRAAAYGKVRLLFPMISGLTELVAARRAVKEAADALDSRGVSFSPEPEVGVMIEVPSAAVMADLLAEHVNFFSVGTNDLIQYTLAVDRGNQHVAHLFQSLHPAVIRLLGRVAEVCRDTGVRLAMCGEMAADPFHTPLLLGMNFTELSMHPAAIGPVKNAVRAFSGSHCREVAERAAREKTAEGVARLIEESCGATLRDRGLLAPSHITG
- a CDS encoding HPr family phosphocarrier protein, whose translation is MKRFFSKPYTVRAAFNDRDFMHLLPAQIISRAAMKARGGIRIGLGDASADAKDVFELLRLKAGPGSVFTISADDRADRHVVDALAALVRDGFGEK
- a CDS encoding Hsp20/alpha crystallin family protein, with product MFALTPILRRSGLAARPTKSVFDRFMEEMGLPDLWLEEDEKSWIPALDVTETEKEIKVSAEVPGIAREDIAVSLTEGLLTVSGEKKEEKEEKSEGRTVSERCYGSFSRTVRLPAEVDAEKVEASYKDGVLTISLPKSESVKTTKITVKS